The following proteins are co-located in the Enoplosus armatus isolate fEnoArm2 chromosome 8, fEnoArm2.hap1, whole genome shotgun sequence genome:
- the LOC139288713 gene encoding differentially expressed in FDCP 6 homolog codes for MELRSELLKSIWYGFTALDLEKSGKVSKSQLKVLSHNLCTVLSIPHDPVALEEHFRDDDDGPVSSQGYMPYLNKYILDKVVEGSFIQENVDELCWTLTAKKNYQTDKTSSTVLPEKDAFRLWCLFNFLSEDKYPLVMVPDEVEYLLKKICMAMTTEFNCVELEDFFSQESVQQSGITVWVFLEMMNSGKLTRGIDKSIISMAIEEVYREIVGDVLKEGYLWKKGQLRRNWKERWFTLRPSNLFYYTGEDRKDCQGNIVLDGNCCVEVLPDRDGKRCMFCLKTLSKTYEMSASDTKQRQEWTAAIQTAIRLHVEGKNSLHKDLKLKRREQREQREKRRQAKEEELQRLRALQEERERKLAELELLKEAQKQAQALLEQDEQRRRQQHEQLQQALEVQLREAEEARVSMQAEMALKEEEAERQRKRIQELEEMQKRLEEALQQEIKARLDEEAFRYAQAGLLAEEEEKMKALMNLQEEQEEYILKTQREKQELKQEMEAKSRDLDEAQRQLEEVRANRHRVDQDVVAAQRKLRQASTNVKHWNVQMNRLMRPIGPGEKRPSLGSSFSAFQIPTQRDPGLRLRRRSGSEDRDEESKENVDNRAGCDLEKRHSHASNGDMDIP; via the exons ATGGAACTGCGGTCTGAGCTGCTCAAGTCCATCTGGTACGGTTTCACAGCCCTGGATCTGGAGAAGAGCGGTAAGGTGTCCAAGTCTCAGCTGAAG GTGCTGTCCCACAACCTGTGCACAGTCTTGTCTATCCCACATGATCCAGTTGCTTTGGAGGAGCACTtcagggatgatgatgatgggccAGTTTCCAGTCAGGGATACATGCCTTACCTCAACAAATACATCCTGGATAAG GTTGTTGAAGGGTCTTTTATTCAGGAAAATGTAGATGAGCTTTGTTGGACTCTTACGGCAAAGAAAAACTACCAGACGGACAAAACCAGCAGCACTGTTCTGCCGGAGAAGGATGCTTTTCGGCTTTGGTGcctttttaattttctctctgAAGACAAGTACCCTTTAGTTATGGTCCCTGACGAG gtgGAGTACCTCCTCAAGAAGATATGCATGGCTATGACTACTGAGTTCAACTGTGTTGAATTAGAGGACTTCTTCTCCCAAGAGTCAGTGCAGCAGAGCGGCATTACTGTTTGGGTTTTTCTGGAGATGATGAACTCTGGAAAGCTAACCAGAGGAATTGATAAAAGCATAATCAGCATGGCTATAGAGGAAGTGTACAGGGAGATAGTTGGTGATGTTCTCAAAGAG GGTTATCTGTGGAAGAAAGGCCAGCTGAGGAGAAACTGGAAGGAACGCTGGTTCACCTTGAGGCCGAGCAACTTGTTCTACTACACCGGGGAGGACCGCAAAGACTGCCAGGGCAACATAGTTCTGGATGGGAACTGCTGTGTGGAG GTGCTGCCCGACCGGGATGGAAAGAGGTGCATGTTTTGTCTGAAAACCCTCTCCAAGACTTATGAGATGAGCGCCTCAGACACCAAACAGAGACAGGAGTGGACTGCAG CCATTCAGACAGCTATCAGGCTGCACGTGGAGGGGAAAAACTCCCTCCACAAAGATCTGAAGCTGAAGCGGCGTGAACAGCGTGAGCAGCGGGAGAAGAGACGGCAGGCcaaggaggaggagctgcagaggctgCGGGCCCTGCAGGAGGAACGGGAGCGTAAGCTGGCGGAGCTGGAGCTCCTGAAGGAGGCGCAAAAGCAGGCTCAGGCCCTCTTGGAGCAGGACGAGCAGAGGAGACGCCAGCAGCACGAACAGCTCCAGCAGGCCCTGGAGGTCCAGCTGCGGGAGGCTGAGGAG GCCCGGGTCAGTATGCAGGCAGAGATGGCtctgaaagaggaggaagctgagaggcagaggaagaggatccaggagctggaggagatgcAGAAGCGTTTGGAGGAGGCGCTGCAGCAGGAGATCAAAGCCAGGCTGGATGAGGAGGCCTTCCGCTACGCTCAAGCAGG GTTActggccgaggaggaggagaaaatgaaggccCTGATGAACCTGCAGGAAGAACAGGAGGAGTACATCCtgaagacacagagggagaagcaggagctgaaacaggaaatggaggcCAAGTCCCGGGACCTGGACGAGGCACAGAGGCAACTGGAGGAGGTCCGCGCCAACCGGCACAGGGTTGACCAGGATGTAGTG GCTGCACAGAGGAAACTTCGCCAGGCGAGCACCAACGTCAAACACTGGAACGTCCAGATGAACAGACTGATGCGACCAATCGGACCAGGCG AGAAGAGACCATCGTTGGGGAGCTCTTTCTCGGCCTTCCAGATCCCGACACAGAGAGATCCTGGGCTGCGTCTCAGGAGGAGGTCAGGATCGGAGGATCGGGACGAGGAgagcaaagaaaatgttgacAACAGAGCTGGGTGTGATTTAGAGAAACGCCATTCCCATGCCTCTAATGGAGACATGGACATCCCCTAA